The Candidatus Nanopelagicales bacterium genome includes the window GCCACCCCAACGGGACTGTCCTGCGCATCGCGCGAGGGGCGGCATCGGAGTTCGGGTACTCGTTCATGATCACCCCTGCCACCCCTGGCGCGACGAACGTGACGGTGCGCAACATCTCCCTGGACGGCTCCCGGTCGCGGGGCATTCCGAACAACACCGGCGGGGGCGTCAAGGCCGGGACCTCCTGGACGATCAAGGGCATCCGCGCGAGCAACATGAGCTACTTCAGGATCTGGGTCTACCGGGTGTCTGACGTGCGGGTGCTTCAGAACGTCTTCGACGCGGGCTTCGGAATGTCCGGCGGCCACGACAACATCGGCGGCGGTCGGTCCAGCCGAGTGACGATCAGCGGGAATCGGTTCGAAACCACCACTCGGGGCAACGCCGTGGATCTGGTCGCCCCCCGCACCGTCACCATTTCGGACAACGTCGCGGTCGGAACCCCCGGACGTGAACACAGCATCTTCCTCGAGGGTCCCCGCACCGCGGTCGTGACCGGCAACCACCTGACCGAGTCGTCGATCACCGTTCAGGGCAACGGGGACTATCGAGGAACAGGCGAGACGGTCAATCCCACCGACGTCAGGGTGGAGGCCAACACCGTGATCAGCGCTCCTTCACACGGGATCGCCCTCAAGTACGAGGACGAGGGCGTGAGAAGGGTCGCGGGCGGTGGGAACTCGATCCTCGACAACGAGATCATCGACAGCGGGGTCAGCGGCGTCGCGATCCTGCACTGCACTGTGGGGGCGGGGGTCCGGTCGGACACCGTCGCCGGTAACTCCGTTCTCAACCCGTTCGCACGCGGCACGCAGTCCTGGGGAACGGGATGCGGAACAGTGCCCAGCAACGGAATCGCGGTCACGGGCGGATCGGCCGAACTCAGTGACAACCGCGTCGTCGACTCCCGCCCTTCCTCCAACACGGAATACGGCATCTACGTGGGAGCGGAACGCGCTCGCGTACCCCTGGGAACGGTGACCCTGGCCGACAACAAGGGCCAGGGCCTTCTCGCGGGGATCAGCAACCGGTAGGTGAACGACCTCAGTCGGTTCGGGCCACGCACCCCCGAAGAACGGTCACGCCGCCCCACCAGACTGCGGTCGCGAAGGGGGAACCTGCGCTCCCCCAGTCGGAGCGCCCTTGACGTAGACCCGCACGCCCGGCCGGACCGCTTCCTGGTAGGTGTGCGTCGAATGCCTGCGGGCGAGCACCACGAGCGCGTCCTTCAAGGTGCGGATGATCGCGGATCGGCTCACGGTCGATCCCGACATGCGGGCCTGAAGTTCCACCGGAGCCGCGACGGCCGAGGTGTAGCCGGCTGATGTCGCCGCGACGAAGAGCTCGAGGTCGAACGCGAACCGCGTCTCGCGCAGCCGGGGCAGGATGTCCGCCAGCACCTCGCGTTTGATGAGCTTGCACCCGGTCTGGGTGTCGTGCACACCGAGGGAGAACAGCGTCGTGACGAGTCGTGAGAATGTCAGCGAGACCATCTTGCGGAACGGGGATGAGGCTGACACCGACTCGCGGTGCTTTTTGTCGGCGTAGACCATGTCCGCGCCGGTGGCGCGGCCGACCTTCAGGTACTCGACCAGGTGTGCGGGGTCGATGTCACCGTCGGAATCCACGAAGCCGACCCATGACCCCCGGGCCCGCGAGAACCCGGCGTGCAGGGCCCCACCCTTGCCACGGTTCGCCGGCAACTCCACGATCCGCACCTGGCGGGACAGGTCCGACAGCGTCTCGATGGAGTCGTCGGTCGACCCGTCATCGACGACGATCAACTCGTAGCCGATGCCCTCGGACTCCATCACGTCCATCAGTCGGTCCACAGCCGGCCGCAACCCCGATCCCGCGTTGTACGCGGGCATGACGACGCTGATCTCGATCTCCCGGTTGGCGGGCATCCACAGGCGCCCGGATTCACCCCACGCCTCCCGCGTGGGATCGGTGCGCTCCTTGAGCAGGACCCGGCCCACGGCAACCGCCGGGTCGACGGCGATGCGGTGCAGTCGCTGCGTGATGCCACGCAGCCAAGACGTAAGCACGGACGCATATTTCGCGAACCAGGCAGGCTGTTGCATGTGTATTCGACCTCTCACGAAGCCCTTCATCGATGCTACTCCGCACGACAGGGGGAAGAACCTGCTGCAGCGTGGTGCTCGTGCCGCGGAGACGTCCCGGCCTCGCGCTTCTTGTTCAGAGGCCCTTCCTGATCGAGCACCCTGCCCCAGCGTGACTGGAGCCCGATACGGCTCGCCTCGCTCCTCCGCACGATCACGTCCTGCAGCGCGCCAGGCGGGATCGGGCTCTCTACGCTGGATTCATGACCCCTACCGACGCTCCCCCCACCATCCTCGTCATCGACGACGACGTCACGATGACCCTGCTGTTCAGCAAACTGCTCGGCTCAACCGGCAAGGTGGTCACGACGAACTCCGGCGAGGAGGGGTTGGCTCTGGCGCGCCAGATCATTCCGGATCTGATCCTGCTCGACGTGCAGATGCCCGGCTGGGACGGCTTCGACGTCATCAACGAGTTGAAGTTGGACCCCTTGGTGCGGCATGTCCCGGTCATCTTCATCACGGCGGAGGTTCTGCCCGAGATCGAATCGCACTGCCTCGAGGCTGGGGCAGCCGACTACATCGCCAAGCCGGTGACGCCGCGAGTTCTGCTGGCGCGGGCCAAGACCCACCTGCTGCTGAAGAAGCAAGCGGACATGTTGGTGGATCAGGCCTTCCGCGACCCGCTGACTGGCGCACTGAGCGCCTGGGCGTTCGGCGAGATGCTCGAGACCGAATGCGCGCGGGCCGCCATGTATGGCTGGCCCACGTCCCTGCTGCTCATCGAGTTCGATCTCCTCGACGAGTACTCGGCCGCCTACGGACCCATCGCGGCCGATGACGCGCTCGCGTCCATCGCCGCCGCGGTCGAGTCCGAGGTGCGCCGACCCGGCGACAAGATCGGCCGCGAGTCGGTCGGACGCTTCTCCGCGCTCCTCCCCCAGACATCCGCGGAAGAAGCCCAGGCGTGCGCCACCCGGCTCAGCGCGACCGTGCGGTCACTGGAGGTGCGCCACAGCAAGTCACCCGAAGGCACTCTGACGGTCAGCGTGGGGGGTGCGGGGTCCGACGGCACCGTCACTGCGGCCGCACTGATGCGCGCGGCCGAGGTGCAGTTGCGCGCCGCGCAGGAGTCCGGCGTCGGTCGCATCCACGTCGGTGCTGTCACCGCATGACGGGACCGGACCGCCGGTGAGCGGGTCATCGGGGTCGACCGGCGAATCGCGCTCACCGCGTAAGGAGATCGGGCTGGTCGCCGCCATCAGCATCGGTGTCGGCGGGATGATCGGTGCCGGGATCTTCTCCATCCTGGGTGTGGTGGCCAGTGTCGCGGGGGCCGCCATGCCTGTGTCCTTCGCCGTCGGAGGAGTGGTGGCGCTCTTCGCGGCCTACAGCTACGTGATGCTGGGCAAGCGTTTCCCGAGCGTCGGCGGCGCCGTGACATTCCTGGTGCGCGGGTTCGGCGACGGTCCGGTCGCCGGGACCCTGAACATCTTCCAGTACCTCGCCTACGTGATCGCCATCGCTCTGTACGCGCACGGTTTCGCCGCCTACGCGCAGACTTTCATCGCACTACCGGGTCAAGTGTGGGCGGTCGGAGTCGTTGTCGTCTTCACCGCGGTGAACTTCATCGGCAGCAGGGTCATGGGGCGGGCTGAATCCGTGATCGTGATCATCAAGGTCGCCATCTTGGTGGTGTTCATCGTCGCGGCGGCGCTCGCGCTCACTCCCGCAGGAGAACAGCAGCTGGCTCCGAGCAACTGGTCGGACACGATGGCGCTGCTCACCGGCGCCGGTCTGATCTTCGTCGGGTACGAGGGATTCGGACTGATCACGAACGCGAGCGGGAACATGCGTCGCCCCTCGTGGGAACTCCCGCGCGCGATCTACATCGCGATCGCGATCGTGATCGTGATCTACCTGTGCGTGGCGGCGGGCGTGGTGTCCAACGTCCCCTTCGACGAACTACGCAATCTCGGTGACGCCGCGTTGGCGGTGGCCGCCGAACCGGCCCTCGGCAATGTCGGATTCACGCTCGTCGCGGTGGCCGCCCTGCTGTCGACGGCCTCCGCCGTGAACGCCACCTTGTTCGGAGCCGCCAACATCTCCTACCAGATCAGCAAGAACGGCGACCTCCCGACACCGTTCTCGCGCGAACTGTGGGGACGTGATGTCGAAGGGCTCTTCATCACCGCGGGCCTCGTGCTCGTCTTCGTCCTGTTGTTCCCCTTGAGTGCCGTCGCTTCGATGGGCAGCGCCGGTTTTCTGCTCGTCTACAGCGCGGTAGGCGTGGGGCACCTACGGATCCGCAGCGAGACCGGTGCTCGGCGGTGGCCGATCATCGTGTCCATCGTCTTGTGCATGACGCTGTTCGTGATCCTGTTCGCCGAGATGGTCCGGGTCGCGCCGACGTCAGCGATTGCCCTGGCCGTCGCGCTGCTGCTGAGTTGGCTCACCGATGTCGGGTACCGCCGATTCCGCAACCGCAGCCTCGCTGGACTGCTGGATCACCACTGAGCCCTGAGCCTGAAGACCGCCCGACCGGCCACTGCGCGCCGGCCACGGTCGGGCCGGTCACCGGCAGGGGGAGGACCCGGAGTCGGTGATCGGCTTCTTGGTGTCCAAGGAGTGGAACGCCCAGCTGTAGCGGTCGGGGTCCAACTGCAACTCGAGCACCCCATGGTGTTCGAAGTCGGCGTATTCACTTTCGATCAGGACCCCCTTGTTGCGCCACGGGGCGGCCCCCTGTTCGGGGCGGTAGACCGCCTGACCCCCGGTTCCGACGACGAACTGCCGGACCCCTTCCATGCTGGGGTTGCCGTCGGCGTCGAGTTGGCCGAACCGTTCGTAGTCGGCTTCGTGTCCGGACAGCAAGATGTCCACGCCGCCTTGATCGAGAGTCCGGTACAGCGCATCGGTGCGCCCGTCGGGTCCGGCGATCCCTGTCGACCAGCGCGGATGATGCATGATCGCCAGCGTGCACTTCGAGTCGTTGGCGGCGAGGTCCTCGGTGAGCCAGATCTGTTGCGGCGACCCCTCACCGCAGCCTCCGATAACGACTGTGCAGTTCGAATTGAGCACGACCACGTGCCAGCGGCCGAGTTCGGTCGACCAGTAGCCCTCGGGGGGGCCGGCCCGCTCGCCGAAGTACTGCCGGAACGTGTTCGCCTCGAAGACCTTCAGTTCCTGATTGCCGATCGCCGGCAGCGTGATGGAACGAAGCCGACCCCACGTCGGTCCGTAGATGTCCTGATACGCCTCGGCCTTGGGAACCTCGTACTGGTAGTCGCCGAGCCCGAGCAGGGCGTCGGGCTGCAGCGACACCGCGATGTCGGAGACTTCCTTGAACCGGCACTGGTTCATGTCCCGGTTCTTCTTCTTCATCGCCGGGTCCTTGGCGTCGCAGGCCATGTCACCGGCCGCGACGACCGTGACCGATTCGGGGACCTCCTTGGCGCACGCCCGCAGCAACAGGAGGATCGCGATGACGATGAGGACGAGGGTGATCCCCATGCCCAGCCAGCGTTTCCAGGTGATGGTTCGTGCCGTCTTGTCCTGCGCATCATCGTCCTGCGACGACTCCGTCACGAGGTCGAGCCCGGCCTGAGATTCCTCTGCCGCAGCGCCAGGTTCATCGTCGTCGAGCGGCTTCACGGCAACCTCCCCTTCGCTCGCAGTCGTCGGGTCCGTCTGCGGGACAGCCAGATCGACAGGATGGCCCCGTAGATCGCCATCGGAAGGATCACCAGGCCCATTCCCGCAGTGACCGCGGGCCGATACGTGAGCACTCCTTTGACGTCACCTTCCGCCACGACCCAGCCGTTCATCCATCCTTCGAGCATGATGTGCTCCGCCCCGGCCAACTGCCAACCGGGGGCGTAGCCCTCGATGAACCCGATGACGGAGGGACCGGCCGGCTTGACGAACGACGTCCGGATCGGGTCCTTGGCGGCCGAGAACACCGCAGTCGAACGTGGGGCGGACAGCGCGGTGTCACCGCCGCGTGGTTCCCGCACGAGGACGACGTTGTTCGGCGACGCCACGGGGCGCAGCTTCACGTCCCGATACGCGACTTCCGACTGCTGCTGGCCGGTCAGATCCCGCAGCCCGTACAGATAGACACGGGTCTCGACCGCGGCTTCGTTGGGCCCGACGAGTGCCTGGAAGTGGGTCCAGCCCTCCCAGGGACCCGCGGTCGGGAGCTTCTCGCACGCATCGGGGCCGCGCAGATACAGGCAGAACTTGGGGTCACGCACGGAGATGCTCTTGCCCTCGAGACTGAACTCGTACAACGACGACGCCCCCATGTCCGGCACGGTGGCACCCAGGCACGCCATGTGTTCGCGGGCCTTCAAAGTGAACGTGGGGTTGTCCGGATCGCCTTCGACGACGGCCGCGAGCCCCGCCTCCTTCTGGGTCTGATCGTCGTAGCGGAAACAGTCCTGCAGCGGTTCGAACTCAGCGATCGCGGAGCCCGACATGCCGCCGACGACAGCAAGTTCGTGTTTGCCCGCGGGTACCCGCACGCGCTCGTAGGGCACTTCGGCGGGCCACAGTGTCCGTTCGGCGACGGGGTCGATGGCCTCGATGGTGACGTTGCGGTAGTCGGTCACCGTACGCCCCAGCAGACGCTCGCCGACGTCGGCGTGCAACACCAGTTGCACCTCCGATGCCACCTGGTCCACGATCACGAACTTCTCGTAGGTGTTCCACTGGTTGCCGAGCCGCGGACGAGGTGCCAGTTCGCAGCCGTCCGTGCCCACCTGCCACAGGCAGATCTGTGGGCGTTTGCCCTTGACCTGGCGGTACTCCAGGCGCACCCGGTAGGCGCGACCCGGGCGCGCGTCCTGGATCACGACACGAGTGCAGGCGGCGTGGTCGATGGCGCTGAGCCGTACGACGTTGCCGGGCAGCATCTGCTTGCGCAGTTCGAGTTCCTCGGTGGGACGCGGTTCGTAGTTGTTGCAGTCGTAGACATCGGAAAACGGGGTCGGGTCGGCTGGTTCGCGCGAGGGCGCGTACGCGACGAACGGAGTCGCCGAGCCCACGGTCACCGTCGGGGGATAGACGGGCTCGCCCTTCGGTCGCGGATACCGCTCCCGCCCCCAGCCGTCGAGGGACACGATGCGGTTATTGGTCTGCACCGCGATGATGTCGCGGCGCGGCACGCGGATCGACCACGGTGGTCGCTGCGAGATGGTGCGTCCGTCCAACGTGACCCGAGTCGGATCCCGGAAGGTGATCCTGCCCTCGCGTTTGTCGTAACTGGGAACGACGACAGCCGCCGCCCGCGCGCGCTGCGCCACGCGATACGTGCCCTTCGGCACCCGGATACTCGTGCGCGCTGTCCCCGCATCCACCGCCGGCACGGGCCAGAACACGGTGTCGTCGGTGACGGCGACCTCGTTGTCGACCGTGGCCAGGATGGTCGGAGGCGGCGGTGCCGGTTCGGTCGTGATCCCGGTGCCGGTTCCGACGCTGCCCACCACCGCCGCACCGGCATCCGTGCGACCCGCTGCCAGCAGTGTGCGGTCATAGGCGCGGACGAGTTCGGACGAGCCGTCCCCCACCTTCCACAGGTCCAGCGGCCCAGACACCGTCTGGGTGACACCGGGCACCCGTTTCATGGCCTTGGCCAGGATGCGGTCGTCGGCGAACTTGCCGCCCGGTAGCCCGCGCACCAGGTCGTGCCGTACGACGATCTGCGAGATGCCGGTGCCGTCCAGCAACGCGGGGATGGGCTCGAAGTCCCCCGTGAGCAGACCGGCCTGGATCGCGTCGACATCCGCCTTGAAGCCGGCGGCATCACCGAAGTAGCCGTCGGGTTTCGGGGTCACCACCGGATGCTTGATGAGCAGGTTCGCGATGCTGTCGACTCCGAAGAACCCCCACGTGGTGGGCATCTGGTAGTAGTCGTCGAGCGGCAGGATCAAGACCTTGCCCGGCCGCGGGTCCGAGTCGATCGTCTCCGCCATGTCACGCCAGAACTCGGGTACCCGCACATGTGCGGACGGCTGCATCGGGCGGATATCGGGAATCACGCCGCCGGTGTAGATCGGGCGGGGATAGGCCAGGATCGCCAGCACCCCGGCCCCGGTGGCCACCGCGAGAACCGTTGCCGGGCGGGGGGCCCATTCCGGCCAACGCAGGCGACGTCGCCGCGGTGGCACGGCGCCGCCATCGGGAGCGGCCCCGTCGCCGTCGTCGGACAGTTCGGCGGCTTTGGCTGCTTCCTCCGCCGCAGCCCTCGCCACCGCTCGGGATACCGCGAACCGATGGGCGACCCCCTCGACCCCGATGGCGATCAAGATGGCGAAGAACACGACCAGGAGTTGCCCGAGCTTGCTCATCGGCTCGCGGAACAGCCAGAACATCGGAACGTGCAGATACATCCACAGGTTGATCTGTTCCAGCGGCGGCATCAGTCCCTTGGCCAGGAACACCACGAACCCGCTGATCCCGATGAGCCACAGGGCGGCGCGACGGCGAGCGCGCACCGCCAGGACGGGAGCGAGGAAGACCATCACCGGGATCATGTACCTCATCCAGATCCAGGTCGGTTCGTCCAGGCTGGCGGCGAACGGCAGGTACTGGGGGCGGAACCATGCCCAGTTGGCGACCAACGTCAAGATGTTGGGGATCTGGTTGTTGATCTGGGCCCAGGTCCAGTTCGTGGGGTCGGTGAAGGCGGAGTTCGCCGCCGCGCCGCCGCCGCCGGTGTAGGCCTGGATGAACGGCAGCATCCACCAGAGGTTCAGCAGGATCACCCAGGGGGCCGCGAAGGCGAACCACTTGATCAGCTTCCACAGACCCTTGCGGCCGACGACGACGAACACGAGCGCGGGAGTGCCGATGACGGCCCACAGCACGGCCACCACGAACATCGGGGGGTTGAACGCGAGGAACGAGGTGGGGAGGAACGCGATCCCCCCACCGCTGGCGGGATTCGTCTGCCCTGCGCCACCCGCAGGGCCATGCCGGTGAAGATCGCGACCGTTCCCACCGAGATGATGTTGAGCGGGTTCGGGATCCGGGTGAGGAAGAAGCCGTTCATCACGGCGAAGGATCCGGCGACCACCACCGCTGTGGGACTACGGACGATCGCTGCCGCCGCATAGGCGGTTCCGACGGCGACCATGCCGTAGAAGATCGTGTAGAAGAGCCACTGCGCGACTGTCTCGTCGGCACCGAACAGCCCCACGAAGTCAATGAGGAAGAACTCGAAGATCCGACCGATGGTGTGGGCAGCGGAACCGGCTCCGGACACCTGATGGTTCCAGGAGTACAGGACCTCGGCGCTCCAGCCGCGCCGGATGAACGGCCCCATGTCACCGGTGGCGATGAAGGTGCCGGAGCGGAACCACGTGCTGACGATGACCGACGAGATGACTCCGGTGATGACGTAGGCGCGGGTCATCACCGACCAGGAGGACGGCCTCAAGCGCGACGTCCAGCCCAGTTTCACCCTTCGATCGTGACTGATCACAGGGACGGAATGCACAAGTAGGGCAGGTTGGGAGGCAGTCGTAATACTCGGCGCCCCTCGATTGCTTGGGCCGGCACGTTCTCCTGCTCCGACCCACCGGCGCAGTGGCGCGCGCGTAGAGTGGCGATGTGACTCAGGCGGAGGTTCGAGACGGGTCGGTCGCGCAGCGAGAGCGTGCGCTCCGCGTCGTGGAACAAGTCCTGTCCGGCAGTGGGGCACCGTGGGCGTGGCAGGGGATGCCGGGTGTCCCGCAGAAGTGGACCCAGCAGACCGGTCCCGCCGACCTCGACCTCTGGTGCGGCGCCGACCTCGACCCCCTGGTGGCGCGGTTGGCGGGGGCATTGCCCGCCGCTGTCGTCGCGCGGGCCACGGACCCCCGACGACTTCGTCACTGCAGTCTCGCTGTCGAGACGTCAGCTGGACTCGCGGTGGTCGATGTGACCTTCGGGGATCTGCGCGTCGGCCCCGTTCTGTTGGTGCCCCGCGAGCAAGTCCAGGTGCGGCAAGGTCCGGACGGTCCCCGACTCGTCGGAGTCTCGGCCGCCGCGGACCTTCTCGTGCGTCCCCTGTTGCGCGGCCGGATCCCCGAGGCAGCGCGGGTCGCTGCCGCCCGCGATGGCTGGGGCGAGGCCGCAGCCCAAGAGCGGACGCAAGCAGCTGAACAATGGCGACAGCAGTTGGGTGAACTCGCGGACTCCATCGTGGCGGCCCTCGACGGCGCCGAACCTGATCCGGCGTTGCCGGGGCTGCTGCGACGGCGTCTGCTCACCCTGACCGTCAGCCCGGCAAATCTCGTCGCGTCCCTGCGCCAGTGGCGCAGCATCGTGCCCGCCGGACCGTCCGCCGGTCCTCTGGGGCTGCGGACCCGCGGGGCAGTCGTCGCCTTGGTGGGTACCGACGGCGCGGGCAAGTCGACCGTCGCCGAGGATCTGCGGGGTCGGTTGGAGCGGGCGGGTTTCCACACCTCCGAGTCGTACTTCGGGATGGCTCGCGGGAACCTGCCGGGAGTGGGACTGGCCCGCAAACTGCTGGGCATCGAGAAAGCCGGGGACTCCGGCACCGAGCAGGTCGACGACAACACCGCCCCCGCTGATCCCTCTCCCACGGCGCCACCGGCCACCACCGATCCGGGCGCCGACCGTCCCGGGCTGCGCCGGTTGGCTGCCTGGTTCTACGCCGGTGAATACGGCTGGCGCTATCTGCGCACGGTCGCCCCGCGGCGCTGGCGCAAGGACATCGTGATCTGCGACCGCTACGTGTACGACCTGCGGGAATCGCCGTGGCCCGGGTCGCGGGCGTCATGGCTGGTGGAACGGATCGTGCCCCGTCCCGACATCCTGGCGCTGCCCGACGCCCCAGCCGAGGTGATCCACGCCCGCAAGCCCGAGCGCCAACTGGCTGAGCAGGCCGCCCAACAGCAGAAGTTCCGGGCGCTGCTCGCGGAGCGGCCGGCGCGCAGCGCCGAGGTCGTCGTGGACACCTCCGGGCACACCGAGGATTCGGTGGCCCCGCTGGTCCTGGCGGCCATCTCCGCAGCATCACTGCCCCGATGACCGCTCCCGCGGACTCGGTGGCGGTGCCCGCGGTCGACAGCCTCGCCCCTTTCCTCCGCCGCCGC containing:
- a CDS encoding response regulator, which encodes MTPTDAPPTILVIDDDVTMTLLFSKLLGSTGKVVTTNSGEEGLALARQIIPDLILLDVQMPGWDGFDVINELKLDPLVRHVPVIFITAEVLPEIESHCLEAGAADYIAKPVTPRVLLARAKTHLLLKKQADMLVDQAFRDPLTGALSAWAFGEMLETECARAAMYGWPTSLLLIEFDLLDEYSAAYGPIAADDALASIAAAVESEVRRPGDKIGRESVGRFSALLPQTSAEEAQACATRLSATVRSLEVRHSKSPEGTLTVSVGGAGSDGTVTAAALMRAAEVQLRAAQESGVGRIHVGAVTA
- a CDS encoding metallophosphoesterase; this translates as MKPLDDDEPGAAAEESQAGLDLVTESSQDDDAQDKTARTITWKRWLGMGITLVLIVIAILLLLRACAKEVPESVTVVAAGDMACDAKDPAMKKKNRDMNQCRFKEVSDIAVSLQPDALLGLGDYQYEVPKAEAYQDIYGPTWGRLRSITLPAIGNQELKVFEANTFRQYFGERAGPPEGYWSTELGRWHVVVLNSNCTVVIGGCGEGSPQQIWLTEDLAANDSKCTLAIMHHPRWSTGIAGPDGRTDALYRTLDQGGVDILLSGHEADYERFGQLDADGNPSMEGVRQFVVGTGGQAVYRPEQGAAPWRNKGVLIESEYADFEHHGVLELQLDPDRYSWAFHSLDTKKPITDSGSSPCR
- a CDS encoding APC family permease translates to MSGSSGSTGESRSPRKEIGLVAAISIGVGGMIGAGIFSILGVVASVAGAAMPVSFAVGGVVALFAAYSYVMLGKRFPSVGGAVTFLVRGFGDGPVAGTLNIFQYLAYVIAIALYAHGFAAYAQTFIALPGQVWAVGVVVVFTAVNFIGSRVMGRAESVIVIIKVAILVVFIVAAALALTPAGEQQLAPSNWSDTMALLTGAGLIFVGYEGFGLITNASGNMRRPSWELPRAIYIAIAIVIVIYLCVAAGVVSNVPFDELRNLGDAALAVAAEPALGNVGFTLVAVAALLSTASAVNATLFGAANISYQISKNGDLPTPFSRELWGRDVEGLFITAGLVLVFVLLFPLSAVASMGSAGFLLVYSAVGVGHLRIRSETGARRWPIIVSIVLCMTLFVILFAEMVRVAPTSAIALAVALLLSWLTDVGYRRFRNRSLAGLLDHH
- a CDS encoding right-handed parallel beta-helix repeat-containing protein — protein: MSLLATGALALAVVAMPDTASAAPMPSAATPRDIHQEVTRARPGDTVTLPAGVTTLQRPLAVPRGVTIEGHPNGTVLRIARGAASEFGYSFMITPATPGATNVTVRNISLDGSRSRGIPNNTGGGVKAGTSWTIKGIRASNMSYFRIWVYRVSDVRVLQNVFDAGFGMSGGHDNIGGGRSSRVTISGNRFETTTRGNAVDLVAPRTVTISDNVAVGTPGREHSIFLEGPRTAVVTGNHLTESSITVQGNGDYRGTGETVNPTDVRVEANTVISAPSHGIALKYEDEGVRRVAGGGNSILDNEIIDSGVSGVAILHCTVGAGVRSDTVAGNSVLNPFARGTQSWGTGCGTVPSNGIAVTGGSAELSDNRVVDSRPSSNTEYGIYVGAERARVPLGTVTLADNKGQGLLAGISNR
- a CDS encoding glycosyltransferase family 2 protein, with the protein product MQQPAWFAKYASVLTSWLRGITQRLHRIAVDPAVAVGRVLLKERTDPTREAWGESGRLWMPANREIEISVVMPAYNAGSGLRPAVDRLMDVMESEGIGYELIVVDDGSTDDSIETLSDLSRQVRIVELPANRGKGGALHAGFSRARGSWVGFVDSDGDIDPAHLVEYLKVGRATGADMVYADKKHRESVSASSPFRKMVSLTFSRLVTTLFSLGVHDTQTGCKLIKREVLADILPRLRETRFAFDLELFVAATSAGYTSAVAAPVELQARMSGSTVSRSAIIRTLKDALVVLARRHSTHTYQEAVRPGVRVYVKGAPTGGAQVPPSRPQSGGAA